One Glycine max cultivar Williams 82 chromosome 8, Glycine_max_v4.0, whole genome shotgun sequence genomic window, TCATCCTGCATGTAGGTCATTCATAGTAAAAATCAACTACAACAGTAGTattattaattcaattaatttcataaaatgtttAGCCCCTGCAGAGCAATTGTTGATGTCATTGTCTGAATAAGATCTTCATCTTCAGTAACATCCAACACAGATGATTGATGCATTTGTACACGGTACTTGAACCTGACAGCCCAAGTCTTTCCCAATAATTCATCAACACAAGGAGGGAAAACCTTGATGTCATCACCACTCTAAGAatgaataaacaaatgataaggtCAATATGGATATAGACAACACACATGGACGATTGTAATTCGGAAAACATATTAACTTTGTAATCCACATACTACAATCAATTCTTGGCGACACTGATCGACAGTTTTGCCAAAGATTTTGATACATGTTCCATCCCAGAAATGGAAGTTGGCCTTCTCCCCATTCTATTCCAATTTTAGAACTAACTTATACCTAACACAACCATTTCCCTTTTAGGTCACACTCAAATAATATACATAATAAGTAATTGAAATTTAGTTTGTTGGAAAATCGGGGAGACATATAAGTTACCTTGGAACCGTGTCAATAACTTTGTTCTAGCACGAATGACAAGTGGAACCAAATTTCAATGGATCAAATGTGGTAGTACAATAGGGACAACTATCATAACTCTAGGGTGTATCAATCATTACTTCATCCACCGTACCAACGGTCAAACAGTAACAGTCCTAAATGGGCACATGCAAAACAgaaatcaaatatttagtaaTGTTCATAATACTTATTCAAATAACACACTGATTAAGTTGAAATTAAACATGTTACTTGTCTCAGCCTGCTTATTTCACCTAACATCACCATTTGAGCATTATGCAAGAACTTGTCCATAGAGCTTCGTTGGGAATATTGACTATATTGTGATTGAGAAACACTTCCTTGATCTGATAGTCTGCGAGCATAGAATGGTATACCTACATCTAATTTGCATTCATCAACATCACCAAATTTGTGTTTTATGAAGATGCAACAAAATATCAAGtgtcaaatgtgattgttttgaTAATAAAGTGCTTTGGTACCTATTATGGAATTCTTGGATTTCTGTTATATTAGTGTTCACATACAACTTGGACCCATGCTTGATATTTTGGACACTGAGAGGATACTTGTCTAACAATAATATCATATTTACATGTAAAAATCAATGATATAATCAATTGAAGCAAATCTCAAAGAAATAGAAACTCCATCATAATGACCTTTAGGATCTTTGATCTTAGCAAGTGTTAACATAACCACCAATGGCTTCCtatcaaaatgatttttctctatagCATCATCAAGTGGAAGAGCATATTCCTCCCAGCAAGTCAAGATCATATCCCTATCACTATAACTGAAAACATATACAATtaaacatattaatttaatatttgaaaagaagGCTACCTCAAATGGCAGATAtctaaacaaaactaaaaaaataatggcAGAAACAATACTTGTTATCCCTCAACTTGATTGTAACTCTATATGTAGGATTAACTGTTTTACGCTCAATGACTTCGACCACAACACCAACAACatctatttaaaaattacaacaCAACACAATCGTAATTATTCTTCACAAACTATGATATTGTCCATGCTAGCAAATTCACTAATCAACATACCAACTAAAGTGTCACGTGGTACTACTCCATCAATAATATTAGCAAATGGAGTAATAACATGGACATTAGTAGGAATCTCAGGACGTTCGACCTCCCTCACAGAAGTAGTTTTCACCAAGTAAACCAAAAATGGAATCCTACTCACTTTGTATTCAGAATGATTTTCAACAACCTTAATGTTCTGAATCACATGTGTAGAACCACAATTCAACTTTACCTCAAATTCAGGAAACAGTTCTTGCCAAAGAGTGACACCAATCTTTGCACCCTGTAAGAGTCAACAATAAAACtcatcaatgaaagaaaggagcGAAATGAATGTAGTCAAATACAACATGGAATATCAGCAAACACACTATTTGGTCCATGAACACCATTTCTATTGCTTGTTTACCATTGTGCTTGTTAACGTGCCACATATCAGTGATTTGTACTGCTATCTTCCAAGTTCCTTTCTTGGTATGCAATTCAGAGATCATGTTTTCCTTGCGAAACATTGCTacaaatataacataatttatttataacaacAACTTCGTTTCTATACTATGCGGTACCAACGACAACAACATAGCAAATACCATCGTACACTTAGTGAGACACTAATACGCCCCAAAACTATCAAATATGTAGGTAAACGGGTTCATGAAGAAAGAGAATTAGAGCACTTGACCTTACACTATGGACATACCCTGTATGAAGCAGATAGAGGAAATAATAATGTCAATTCAGAGCCTTAATGTTCTGCAACAAATAATGTATACACCAAgtacataaaaaatgtaaagtaaagaaacaaacaaaatgaacCTGTACTCAGGGTTGATGGTGACTTCTTTCACCTTGGAAGCACTCCACTCTGTCTTGTTTCTCttgcaaacaaaacaaagttgtACTCATGGAGTCTTGAGCTCAAAATCCTAGCATGAGAAAGAAACAAATGGCGAAGCTTGGTTGTGCAAACGCAACAAATAATGTATACACCAAgtacataaaaaatgtaaagtaaataaacaaacaaaatgaacATGTACTCAGGGTTGATGGTGGCTTCTTTCACCTTGGAAGCACTCCACTCTGTCTTGTTTCTCCTGCAAACAAAATGAAGTTGTACTCATGGAGTCTTGAGCTCAAAATTGCAGCATGAGAAAGAAACAAATGGCGAAGCTTGGTTGTGCAAACAAAAGGAACCCGTAGTCAAGTTTGCTGGTGGCTTCTTTTAGCTTCAAAGCACTTCATTCTCTCTTCTTCCAAAGCTCACCCCACGTGCTCTTTGTCAGCGACTGAGTGATGGAGGAAATAGGCCAACACAATAATAAACTCTATAACAGAGTAATAAGCAGCGAAAATAAATTCCCCCAAACTTGCAAGAACCTGTGAGGAGCACCAATGAAATATAGAGCccaaaatagaaataaagaaaaaatagagacaCAATTTGTTTAACGTGGAAAACCCCTCAATGCAAGGGTAAAAATCACGGGTCGTCCAGACCAAAGAAATAACTCCACAAGAATCAATGAAGATACAAGAGAATCTCCAACAAGTGCACTAAAACATGTTACAATCAGTCAAATCAAAACAAACTCCCAATTGGTACAATAGAGACAATAAGATAAAACTCCAAAATATAGAACAGATAATACGAAACACTTATCTTTCTCTAAAGATATCTTTTTCCCGATCCAATCAGACAATTTTAAGTATCACACGTGTAAAACTTGCTATCCAAAAATCAAcccgatccaacggtgaacgaattCGCAATTGCAATCTAAAAAATACTCTCAAGTGGGTATGCGAAAATCACAATGATTTtctatcttcttctttctctctcaatgaTTTCTAATTGTTTCTTCCTCTCAAATGAGTCTCTCTCAATGTATCTCACTCTCTAATCTAATCCCTTTCCACTTAAATAAGTGAGACATATGAGTCTTCTCATTTGGATCTTTACTCCACATAAGCACATTgagaacaacaaaataaaaaattacatagaaTGATGAGACATTTTTGGGTGGGAACGACAACCCTTCATATGTTGACACATAAGCAAATTAGGGAtattttggtattttataaaACCTGTTACGACCTtgtttatatatcaataaatgatTAGTCTATTTAAGAATACTATGTTGAtggttttaaatgaattaagtttactattttaagacaattaataatattatgttaatttattaaatatttaaaagaatcatgatataaaataatagttttaaaaaaaatattataaataagttgaattgaattacattaaaaaatattaccaaaatcaaatcaaattaatttaatttaattaaatcttaaatttgattaaaattagtcGGACTCACCCGCCAATACCTCAAAACTCATAATATACTTGAAAAACTTGTCTAAAAATAAGCTTGAAAAGCGTGAAATTTGGATTGGAAAGCGTGAGACATTAGTAAAAGCAGAGAAAGCTCGAGAAGTTAAGTCCGTTTGCGCGGTTCCCTCGACCGGGTTCAAAACCTATCATTTGGcgagaaatgcatcaacaaaaTATTCAATTTGGCACCAAACCGGTCAAAACCGGTGTACTCGGTGATCGGTTTAACCAGTTTTTTTCACTTACTTTCTGCTTTCACACTTTCCAATGTCTCTACAACTGCGCCGCTACAGACTGGCTCTACAGTCTACACTCACCTGCACGCCTAAActacactttttatattttgataatttataattgtataaatttattttgtgaaaacaaaaagttgtataaatttatttatttatttattattagtacacaTTGAAAGTCTATTTATTTAGTTGaagaaacataatttataaatactttGGTAGTTTAATTTCTGCATATTTAATTCATGAATGTTTCAGAAAGAGGTGAGTGGCATGATTCCAAAAATGCGAAGGAGAATTGGAGAAAGAAAGTGTTTTTGacgaaaaaattaaaacaaaaatgataaattaaagctaaaacaaaatattaataagacggtgcttcaaaaacataaaataatggaAATTTTGAACGTAAAGTAAAATCATAAACAAAATGTGAGTAGAGGCAGAGGTGCAGTTTGGAAAGACCGGGTGATTTGAAAACGAAGAGTGAGTGATCAAAAGTGGTAAAAtctgaaagagaaaaatataaactatagggTTTAAGGTTTTCCTAAACCTTCAAGCATCAGAGGAAGAGTGGTAAAATTTTCATAGTGTTGATAAAAAGGCAGAGAGCAAGTTATTTGGTAAGTCACagcttctttcatttttattttttttggtgtaaaGCATTTAGTTTAGTTTGCTATTCACTTAGAATGTTGAATTTTAAGTTCTCCTACGGTTTGATTTTGTCTTAGCTCTGTTTTTGGAAACCAAACAGAGAATGGTGACaacgttttaattttttgataaaaaaagttatcagTTTTTCTTTGTAGAGAGACATGTTTTCTTACTTTCTTCTGtctatgattttgttttttgaacaCTTTGCAGctgcattttttttagtatatgcCATATTGCAAGTAACTCCACTTTTACGTGATTCTgactatttttatgttgatattTTTGCTGTCATTTGTGTGCAGTTGTTGTCATATCGATAACAGAAATAATGCTTACGTAACTATTGcttagatatttatttttttctctctcttttgtatTGCAGGTATTTACTGGTCAAGATCATAGCAGGGTGAAATTCAGTGACAATGTATCTTCAACCTTATACAAATGACAATGGTGATGATACTAGCAAGGTAGTTATCAGCATTTAGATTAACCTCAGTAGTCTAACACTCTACAGATTCGATGATAATTTATCGTTGGAAGCATTCCACAAACCTCCATGTTATAGaacttcatttaaatttaacatCTTTATTTTATACTGCCCATACTGGTTCATGATGGAGGAGGACGAGTTGAAAGGGCTTTTTTAATACACTAATAAAGCAAATATACGTGCTTAGATGCTGTTTTTAGAGATGGGTTTTATACTAATGGGTTGCATTACAACTTGAATtggttatttattgtaataaacaTATCAAGAGAGTAAGCCTTGTTGCAACTATAAGACTACTGCCTTGCAACCTTAATGGTTAATTGGTTTTGGGTTCTAGTTCTAGAATTATTCTCTTCACTCACAGAGGTAAGCTGTTTAGCACTGCCACTCTTCAAGTCCTGAAATGATGGGAATCCCGCATGGTGTGACTGTGTACACTGCACAGGCCaccttttagaaaaatatatcatgctttcagagagaagaaaatattaTGTATTTGGAAGACATTTGCATGCATATTATCTATATAACTTGTAACTCGtaagaattttgaaattttgacagAACATTCTGGATCACTAGTTATTATTATCAActatttaattggttttaatatATGTCAACTTTACAAATTGATAAGTATGTTTAAAGTAGAACCACCACCATGTTTAGTGATTTGAGAGTCTTACATATGCTATTGAATTTCTTCCCCCTCTCCCCTTTACAGGCTGCTTTGTGATTATGCTCTGTcccaagataaaagaaaaaaaaaagctttagaattagataaaagaaaagagaaaagcttaATAAAACGAATTGGTTGCTGcacaaaaaatgttagaaactggttcattttattttgacaGCTTTACATGTGTAAGAGTATCATGCTAGGACAGAAAACTAGATAACTGGCTCATTTTATTTTGACTCATTGTCTAGGTGATAGTTGGATAGGGTTGTCATTGGTCAGCTGTGATCTTTTTGGTCAGTTCAAAGGTATGAATTGATTGAAACTTTGAAagatttatacatatatatgtgtgtgtgtttattctttttcttttggtaaatACTCAAACTTAGAAGCTGCTTACAAACTACAAAGACCCTGACTGTTATATCTTGGAAATGAATTTGGTCATCCCATTAAGCCATCAATTTGATTAGTCATGTAGGGGGCTTACCTTTGGTAGTCATGCAGGAAGTTAGAACTGAACTATTGGGAGTGAAGATGCCCGACTTCATTAATAGCTTACTGCTTGAGGTGTGTGTGCGTGCGCCTCTGAAAGGATCCAATTAATTGTATAGAGTACAAGAAAAATAAGCTCTAACTATAGCACCTAGAGACTTAATTATATTGTTATAGTTCTTATTCCACTTCAGTCCTGGCCTATCAACAGTTCTAAGGTAGTTTTTTTCAAATGAGAGGAGATGCTGATAGTTTCTACTTGaaccaatgtttttaaaaattaactcaaattgGCTGGTCAGATCGGTTCAACCAAAAACTGGTGATGTAACCGGTTTGAATTGGTTACTGGATCAGCTATGTATGTGAACTGATTTAACTTGCTATGACACGATCGGTTATGAGAAGAACTAGTGATATGTCCGGTTATTTGTGAACTAGACGAGgttgatcaattttttaataaatacaaaaaatgacatcatttcagttttgaaaatataaaaacacaatGCAGTCTCTTTGTTTTGTTCATTCAATTCAATCAGTTTGTGCTAGAATGAAACACCCACTGAGCCTTAACCAAGAGAAAGAAACACCCACACAGCCCTGACTTTCCCCTGTTTGTCATCAAGTTGTTCAATCTGCTCCATTGCTGTTGTTTGTTATTTCATTGGAGCTGGGCCTTGTTCATCATAGTCATGCCTTACTCTGGTGATggttttaattctttttctatttcttgtTAAATCTTGATAAATACTGCAACTGGTGCTTGTAATAGATACTACTGGCTACTGTTGTTAATTGCTTGCTATATTtccacttgaatcttgattttttaAGAGAAGACTGTCTTACACATGTTTTGGTGTTTCTGAACTAAATGACATCTGGCAGTGCTATTCTACTATTCTACTTAAATGTAATTGTTATCATTTGACTTAATTTCAAGAGCTATTGCTTTTATTATACTTGATTGGATGAAGATAAAGTTTTGCATTggctaataaattaataatgctaGGGGTTATCTATTCAGCTATTTCACTATTGTTAGTAAGTTAATATTAGCTTACATTCTTAAATTCTACCTCATTACAATCTAAAATAATCCACTGTTTGCTATTTAGAaatctttaaatctttaatcCTATGACAGTATTGGTTccatttcaaatatttaatcatGACGTAGGAATTCCACTGGTAGTATTGGTTCCATTTCAGATATTTAATCATGATGTAGGAATTCCACTGGTAGTATTGGTGGTtccatttcaaatattttatcatgcTTATTAGGAATATGTAGACATTCTTTTATATAAGCTTTCACACCTAATAATTTGGAGTCAAGTTagtagttattaattatttctcGTCTGTTCTTTGCTTATTAATTTTGCAGTTGAACTTGGAGATGTCATATGTTGCAGCCCCATTATCACAAGAAACATTCACTCAAAATTCATCTCAAACTCAGAGACACATTAGAGTGAAAAGTGATCCAGCTTGGGGACATTGTAAAGTTGCTGAGGAGAATGAAAAAACTATTCTGTTGTGTCTCTattgtaataaaatttttagGGGCGGTGGCATTAATAGGTTCAAGAATCACTTGGCTGGAGAAAAAGGGCAATGTGAGCAATGTAAGAACGTGCCTGCAGATGTTCGATTTCAAATGAAGCAAAATCTTGATGAACGTAAAAACAAGAGAAGAAAAGTCCGAGAAGAATATGTGGATAGTAATGAATTTGGTGAAGATCAAATGAGAATAGTTGTGGATGAAGTGCAAGAGCCAATAAGAGTATGTAATCTCAATCCACCTCAAAAGGGGAAGAACATCAATCGCATAGGTCAGTATTTCATGCCTAAAACAACCCCTAGAGCTCAACCTACCTTAAAGAGTGGGTTGCAAAGTAAGGAAGTCATAGAAAAATGTGACCTTGCCATTGCAAAGTGGATGATTGATGCTTCTGTGCCATTTAATGCAATTAATTCAGCATATTATCAACCTATGATTGATGCTATTAGTAGCATGGGTCCAAGTTATAAAGGTCCAAATTTTCATAGAGTTCGTGgttgtttattaaataaatgggTTGATGATGTGAGGAAGCTTGTGGATGGTTATCGAATTGTTTGGAAGCAAACTGGATGCACTCTTATGGCTGATGGGTGGAATGATGGTTGTAGGAGAACTTTCATTAATTTTCTAGTTTATTGTCCTAAAGGAACTGTTTTCTTAAGGTCTGTTGATGTTTCTCATGCTTCTAAATCTGCTGAAATGTTGCATAAGCTTTTTAGGGAGATGGTGTTATTTGTTGGGCCTGAGAATGTTGTTCACATAGTGACAAGTAATGCTGAAAATTATGTTGCTGCTGGAAGATTATTGGAAGCTGAGTTTCCTAAGTTATATTGGTCTCCATGTGCTACACAGTGCATTAATTTGATGTTGGATGACATTATGAAATTAGAGGAAGTAAGTGAGATTGTGTCACTTGCTTCAAAAATTACCAAGTATATTTACAATCATTGTTATTCTTTATATTTGATGAGAAAATATACAGGTGGAAAAGATATACTTGGTCCAGCTCCAACTCAGTCTGCCACTAATTTCATTGCCTTGCAAAGTATATTGGCTCATAAAGATGCACTAAGAGCCATGGTAACATCTAGAGATTGGACAAGCTCAGCTTATGCCAAAGAATCTAAggcaaaaaaaattgtggaacAAATCTTAGACTCCAGGTTTTGGAAAAAATGTGCTGATATTGTGAAGCTCACAGAGCCATTGGTTCACGTCTTACAAATTGTTGACAGTAAAGATAAACCTGCCATGGGTTTTCTTTACCAAGCTATGTATAAAGCCAAAGAGGAGATGATTAGGAGGTTTCAGAAAAATAAGAAGGTAGAGCCTTACTTGAATATCTTGGATAGGCATTGGGATTCTCTTTGTAAAAGTATACATGCTGCTGGTTATTGGTTAAATCCAGCTTGTCATTTCAATGAAGAATTTGCTAAGCATAAGTCCACAACATCTGGCCTTTTGGATGTCATTGAAAGGTATGCTCATGGAGATCCTGATTTGCAATTTAATTTGGCAAGTGAAAtgagaatatttaaaaatgcCGAGTTAGATTTTGGGAGGCTAGTTGCTACACGTGAACGGAATACGGTGATGCCAGGTACATTTAATGCTTGATAACTTTTTGTATGAttcttaatctttatttttgttgaatgatggcatattgatttattttatcatatgtAATATTGTAGATGAATGGTGGGAATCTTATGGATGTGGTACACCAAACTTACAAAAGCTGGCTATTCTTGTTCTAAGCCAAACTTGCAGTGCTTCAAGTTGTGAACGGAATTGGAGTATATTTGAGCATATTCATTCAAATAAAAGGAATAGGTTAGAGCATCAAAAGCTTAATGATCTTGTTTATGTTCGTTACAACTTGAAGTTGCAACAAAGGTATTATTATATTCATTCTTTTTAttgtaaccaaaaaaatattcattcttttttattgtttattttttggtgCTTGGATTTTCTAATGTTGACATGTGATCAATTGATAAACCTAGGAATCCTCTAAGGCTTCAAAATTATGACCCAATCAATTTTGAAACATTAGATGACCATTCTAATTGGGTAGTGAAGGAGTCACCACCATTCTTAACTAATGAAGAGATAGATGTTTTACGTAATGACCTTACAAATATGTCCATTCAACCAATTTCTGATGATATTGGTatgtttatttcattaattataatttcattgtTTGATATTTGGTATTACTTGATgtgaattgttattttatttatttattttatcctatAATGATGTTGTcatagttaaattaaatttggatgatgatgatgatgatgatgcacAAGACAACACTGGGGAGAATGACGATGATGAGGCCCAAGAAAACACTATGGAGAATGTGAatctaaatgaaaataatattgatgAAACTTCTCATTTCTTGGATGAAGAAAAACCACCCGCTGATCCAACTTTGGCTCCTTGAGTATAAATTCTGGATTTCTGTACTTTAATGTTATTGTGAGCTTGTGTTTATTTATAAATCATTAGATTTTGACCCGTGCAACGTAAACATGATATTTAAGaacttttatttgaattttgtataatatataatttgttaaaaatttctttttatactttcataaaaaatattcatattattctttttcatactttctatgtttgtaaaataaaatattcaataaattatttaatttaggaAAGAGAAAATCATAACAATtacattcaaattaaattattataataaaaaatataaattgattgtattgtaataatttagatattaatgtGATTAGTAACAAATTGTTCATGTGGATTAGGTGAaactttttacttatttttatataaaaaaatcgtgactatgttatatttaatatgtaactttattttaatatattagcatatgcatagaaaaataaaatttatctagGTAGAATAAAATCTTGAATAGTTTATTtgtctaaaaattaatttagacacTAATTTTGTGCGAAGAAAAGCATAGTAATTATGTTgtcttaatttgatttttgttgtgtaattaaatatatatatatcaattatgtaaaagaaattttaactttgaccaaaaaaatttaataaaaaagtttgtCCCTATGAATTTAGTGAAAAATTTCCAcctgattttataaaattatgttcatgcttgtgtattatattttatatgataaaattaagtgtAAATTTC contains:
- the LOC100794155 gene encoding uncharacterized protein, which encodes MYLQPYTNDNGDDTSKLNLEMSYVAAPLSQETFTQNSSQTQRHIRVKSDPAWGHCKVAEENEKTILLCLYCNKIFRGGGINRFKNHLAGEKGQCEQCKNVPADVRFQMKQNLDERKNKRRKVREEYVDSNEFGEDQMRIVVDEVQEPIRVCNLNPPQKGKNINRIGQYFMPKTTPRAQPTLKSGLQSKEVIEKCDLAIAKWMIDASVPFNAINSAYYQPMIDAISSMGPSYKGPNFHRVRGCLLNKWVDDVRKLVDGYRIVWKQTGCTLMADGWNDGCRRTFINFLVYCPKGTVFLRSVDVSHASKSAEMLHKLFREMVLFVGPENVVHIVTSNAENYVAAGRLLEAEFPKLYWSPCATQCINLMLDDIMKLEEVSEIVSLASKITKYIYNHCYSLYLMRKYTGGKDILGPAPTQSATNFIALQSILAHKDALRAMVTSRDWTSSAYAKESKAKKIVEQILDSRFWKKCADIVKLTEPLVHVLQIVDSKDKPAMGFLYQAMYKAKEEMIRRFQKNKKVEPYLNILDRHWDSLCKSIHAAGYWLNPACHFNEEFAKHKSTTSGLLDVIERYAHGDPDLQFNLASEMRIFKNAELDFGRLVATRERNTVMPDEWWESYGCGTPNLQKLAILVLSQTCSASSCERNWSIFEHIHSNKRNRLEHQKLNDLVYVRYNLKLQQRNPLRLQNYDPINFETLDDHSNWVVKESPPFLTNEEIDVLRNDLTNMSIQPISDDIVKLNLDDDDDDDAQDNTGENDDDEAQENTMENVNLNENNIDETSHFLDEEKPPADPTLAP